The genomic segment CTTTATTTACTTTGACATCCGAAAGTTTTTGACCAGGTTTTAAATCCATATAAGCAAGAGCAGACTCTGCAGATTTTTTCTGAACTGGATCTGTAAAATCCGTTGGAGCCGGAACGGTTGCTGTCACAGGAATCACTTGGCCAGGGGATGTTCCCCAAGAAACCATTGGTGCAATATCAGCAGCATTCAAAACTACTGTTTTATCAAACTGAGCCCCTGCATCGCTCGCATAAGCTTTCCATTTAGCAGCTGCTACATCAAAAGCCTCACCTTTCGGAGCAAAGTCTCTTCCTTTGATATAATTGATAGTTGTATCATCTGGAGAAATGAGTCCGGCCCGCGCACCAGCTTCAATGGCCATATTACAGATGGTCATACGACCTTCCATACTAAGGGAACGAATGGCCTCACCGGTAAACTCAATCACATATCCAGTGGCTCCATCGGTTCCAATTTTACCAATGATGGCAAGAACGATGTCTTTTGCAGAAACAAGGGGAGATAATTTTCCATCCACTCGGATCTCTAAAGTTTTTGGTTTCTTTTGGACGAGAGTTTGAGTCGCAAGAACATGTTCCACTTCCGATGTTCCAATTCCAAAAGCAAGTGCTCCAAAAGCTCCATGAGTGGCAGTGTGTGAATCCCCACAAACAATTGTCATACCAGGATGGGTGAGCCCAAGTTCAGGGGCGACCACGTGGACAATCCCATTGTCAGGATGGTTGATATCAAATAATGTAATTCCGTTTTCTTTGCAGTTGTCCATCAGAGTTTGCATTTGC from the Leptospira congkakensis genome contains:
- the leuC gene encoding 3-isopropylmalate dehydratase large subunit gives rise to the protein MKTMFEKIWNDHLVHEDDGTCLIYIDRHLVHEVTSPQAFESLKLTNRKVRRPDATFATMDHNVSTRTRDWKSVDPISVLQMQTLMDNCKENGITLFDINHPDNGIVHVVAPELGLTHPGMTIVCGDSHTATHGAFGALAFGIGTSEVEHVLATQTLVQKKPKTLEIRVDGKLSPLVSAKDIVLAIIGKIGTDGATGYVIEFTGEAIRSLSMEGRMTICNMAIEAGARAGLISPDDTTINYIKGRDFAPKGEAFDVAAAKWKAYASDAGAQFDKTVVLNAADIAPMVSWGTSPGQVIPVTATVPAPTDFTDPVQKKSAESALAYMDLKPGQKLSDVKVNKVFIGSCTNSRIEDLRVVADTVKGKKVSKEVEAIIVPGSGRVKRQAESEGLDKIFLDAGFQWRNPGCSMCLAMNDDVLSPGDRCASTSNRNFEGRQGKGGRTHLVGPAMAAAVAVEGHFVDIREWK